Proteins encoded within one genomic window of Bradyrhizobium sp. AZCC 1719:
- a CDS encoding acyl carrier protein, which yields MSSTFDQIANIIAETCDIPRDTIKPESHAIDDLGIDSLDFLDIAFAIDKAFGIKMPLEKWTQEVNDGKATTEQYFVLQNLADRIDELVAAKNAAPGA from the coding sequence ATGTCTTCCACATTCGATCAGATCGCCAACATTATCGCGGAGACCTGCGACATTCCGCGCGACACGATCAAGCCGGAGAGCCACGCCATCGACGATCTGGGCATCGACAGCCTGGACTTCCTCGACATCGCCTTTGCCATCGACAAGGCGTTCGGGATCAAGATGCCGCTCGAAAAATGGACCCAGGAGGTCAACGACGGCAAGGCCACGACCGAGCAGTATTTCGTGCTGCAAAATCTCGCCGATCGCATCGACGAACTGGTCGCTGCCAAGAATGCAGCGCCGGGCGCCTAA
- a CDS encoding 3-hydroxyacyl-ACP dehydratase FabZ family protein translates to MDLDYFKLIDRVVDLNLDEKRITVEAQVPAAHTIFEGHFPGFPIMPGVLLTEAMAQSSGWLILGVLKFQRMPFLAIVKEAKMRGYVSPGQLLTIDAKLEHEGSGFAVTKAKIRIGKELKCSAELTFGLAPFPDPALRVHMDAMANKIGFPLQAITHD, encoded by the coding sequence ATGGACCTTGATTACTTTAAGCTGATCGACCGCGTCGTCGACCTGAACCTCGACGAGAAGAGGATCACGGTCGAGGCGCAGGTGCCGGCCGCGCACACCATCTTCGAAGGGCATTTCCCTGGTTTCCCGATCATGCCCGGAGTTTTGCTGACCGAAGCGATGGCGCAGAGCTCCGGCTGGCTGATACTCGGCGTCCTGAAGTTCCAGCGCATGCCGTTCCTGGCCATCGTGAAAGAAGCCAAGATGCGGGGTTACGTCAGTCCCGGTCAGTTGCTGACGATCGATGCGAAGCTCGAGCACGAAGGCTCCGGCTTTGCCGTCACGAAGGCAAAAATACGCATCGGCAAGGAGTTGAAGTGCAGCGCCGAACTAACCTTCGGCCTTGCCCCCTTCCCCGACCCGGCCTTACGCGTGCATATGGACGCGATGGCCAACAAGATCGGCTTCCCACTGCAGGCGATAACGCATGACTGA
- a CDS encoding beta-ketoacyl-ACP synthase, protein MTEPKSAGAKEVWITGIGIVSSLGEGLDAHWDALNAGKINIDDKRFAPYIVHPLAPVSFDAQIPKKGDQRQMEAWQRIGTYAAGLALDSAGVKGNKEILGRMDMIVAAGGGERDIAVDAAILCADAKGNSSPGFLNERLMNDLRPTLFLAQLSNLLAGNIAIVHGVCGTSRTFMGEEAASIDAARIALARIEAGQSDIALVGAAHNGERSDLLVLYEFGDFNLTEKFSPVWQREERGGFALGSAGCFLVLEAREHAEARGAKPYAKLTKVVADLAQRKQPGAVTKSLEALWPKLGVGDSGTLITGATGVEPVTSDEKAFLRQHPGFAVRATGTIFGHTLETQFPLGLALAALSISRGALFPPNDPTGLEVEKPGSPDQIVVVGAGHWQGEGMALVEAIK, encoded by the coding sequence ATGACTGAGCCAAAATCCGCGGGCGCCAAGGAAGTCTGGATCACCGGCATCGGCATCGTCTCCTCGCTTGGCGAGGGGCTCGACGCGCATTGGGATGCGCTGAACGCCGGCAAGATCAACATCGACGACAAGCGGTTCGCGCCCTACATCGTGCATCCGCTGGCGCCTGTTAGCTTCGACGCGCAGATCCCGAAAAAGGGCGACCAACGCCAGATGGAGGCGTGGCAGCGCATCGGCACCTATGCCGCGGGGCTGGCGCTGGATTCGGCCGGCGTCAAAGGCAACAAGGAAATCCTCGGCCGCATGGACATGATCGTCGCCGCCGGCGGCGGCGAGCGCGACATCGCAGTCGATGCGGCAATCCTGTGCGCCGACGCCAAGGGCAATTCCAGCCCCGGCTTTCTCAACGAACGGCTGATGAACGATCTGCGGCCGACGCTGTTCCTGGCCCAGCTCTCCAACCTGCTTGCCGGCAACATCGCCATCGTGCATGGCGTCTGCGGCACGTCGCGCACCTTCATGGGCGAGGAAGCCGCCAGCATCGACGCGGCGCGGATTGCGCTGGCGCGGATCGAAGCCGGCCAAAGCGACATCGCGCTGGTCGGCGCGGCCCATAATGGCGAACGGTCCGACCTCCTGGTGCTCTATGAATTCGGCGATTTCAACCTGACCGAAAAGTTTTCGCCGGTGTGGCAACGCGAGGAGAGAGGCGGCTTCGCGCTCGGCTCCGCCGGCTGTTTCCTGGTGCTGGAAGCCCGCGAGCACGCCGAAGCCCGCGGCGCCAAGCCTTACGCCAAACTGACCAAGGTCGTTGCCGACCTTGCGCAGCGCAAGCAGCCGGGCGCGGTGACCAAATCGCTGGAGGCGCTGTGGCCGAAGCTCGGCGTCGGCGACAGCGGCACCCTGATCACGGGCGCAACCGGCGTCGAGCCGGTGACGTCGGACGAGAAGGCCTTTTTGCGCCAGCATCCCGGCTTTGCGGTGCGCGCCACCGGCACGATCTTCGGTCACACGCTGGAGACGCAGTTTCCGCTGGGGCTGGCGCTTGCCGCACTCTCGATCTCCCGTGGCGCGCTGTTCCCGCCCAACGACCCGACCGGCCTCGAGGTTGAAAAGCCAGGCAGCCCGGACCAGATTGTCGTGGTGGGGGCCGGTCACTGGCAGGGCGAAGGCATGGCCCTGGTCGAGGCCATCAAGTAG